In Nakamurella antarctica, the following are encoded in one genomic region:
- a CDS encoding GlsB/YeaQ/YmgE family stress response membrane protein translates to MFGLIISLLIVGLIAGAIARLLVPGKQNISIPMTIVLGIVGSFVGGFLGYLIFHKDGQDGFLQPAGIVGSIIGAVIVLLLWIKFGNKSRS, encoded by the coding sequence ATGTTTGGCTTGATCATCAGCTTGCTCATTGTTGGTCTCATCGCGGGCGCAATCGCCCGGTTGTTAGTCCCCGGCAAGCAAAACATCTCGATCCCTATGACGATTGTGCTCGGCATCGTGGGCTCGTTCGTCGGCGGCTTCTTGGGCTACCTCATCTTCCACAAGGACGGCCAGGACGGCTTCCTCCAGCCTGCCGGGATTGTCGGTTCCATCATCGGCGCCGTCATCGTGCTGCTCCTGTGGATCAAGTTCGGCAACAAGTCGCGCTCCTAA
- a CDS encoding ABC transporter substrate-binding protein, producing MSMIPTSRKILIALGSVGALLVVAGCGGSSDAASTAGSSAAGGSAAAPAGDLPNVPMASAVGAGEGQLNIIAWAGYAENGSNDKTVDWVNPFTTETGCKVSVKIGNTSDEMVALMKTGEYDGVSASGDASLRLIYGGDVAPVNTALVPNYATIAPFLKDQSFNSVNKQMYGIPHGWGANVLMWNPDKVTTPPTSWGAVFDKSSEYAGKVTAYDSPIYIADAALYLKATKPELGIKDPYSLTEEQLTASVDLLKNQNKNVGEYWADYTKAVQSFDSGTSVIGAGWQVIANTINADGKVKVSSTVPVEGATGWSDTWMISAKAAHPNCMYKWMDYITSAKVNAQVAEYFGEAPAQTEACKVTADKDHCTTYHALDEDYAKKISYWATPRTQCVDGSGSNCTSYSEWLTKWQEIKG from the coding sequence ATGTCGATGATCCCGACGAGCCGCAAAATCCTCATAGCCCTCGGATCGGTAGGCGCCCTTCTGGTCGTTGCCGGTTGCGGCGGTTCCTCCGACGCCGCATCCACCGCTGGCAGCAGTGCGGCGGGCGGCAGCGCAGCCGCTCCGGCTGGCGACCTCCCCAACGTCCCGATGGCCTCCGCCGTCGGCGCGGGCGAAGGCCAGCTCAACATCATCGCGTGGGCCGGATACGCCGAAAACGGATCGAACGACAAGACCGTCGACTGGGTGAACCCCTTCACGACCGAAACCGGCTGCAAGGTGTCCGTCAAGATCGGCAACACGTCCGACGAGATGGTCGCGTTGATGAAAACCGGCGAGTATGACGGTGTCTCGGCCTCCGGCGATGCGTCCTTGCGGTTGATTTACGGCGGCGACGTCGCTCCCGTCAACACGGCGCTGGTCCCGAACTACGCCACCATCGCGCCCTTCCTCAAAGACCAGTCGTTCAACTCGGTCAACAAGCAGATGTACGGTATCCCCCACGGCTGGGGCGCCAACGTTCTGATGTGGAACCCGGACAAGGTGACCACGCCGCCGACGTCATGGGGCGCAGTGTTCGACAAGTCTTCCGAATACGCGGGCAAGGTGACTGCGTACGACTCGCCGATCTACATTGCCGACGCAGCCCTGTACCTGAAGGCCACCAAGCCCGAACTGGGCATCAAGGATCCGTACTCCCTCACAGAGGAGCAGCTGACCGCATCAGTGGACCTGCTGAAGAACCAGAACAAGAACGTCGGCGAGTACTGGGCCGATTACACCAAAGCTGTCCAGTCGTTCGACTCCGGCACCTCGGTCATCGGAGCGGGCTGGCAGGTTATCGCCAACACCATCAACGCCGACGGCAAGGTTAAGGTCTCGTCCACCGTTCCGGTCGAAGGCGCTACCGGATGGTCGGATACCTGGATGATTTCCGCCAAGGCCGCCCACCCGAACTGCATGTACAAGTGGATGGACTACATCACTTCGGCGAAGGTGAACGCGCAGGTCGCGGAGTACTTCGGTGAGGCGCCGGCCCAGACCGAGGCCTGCAAGGTCACCGCCGACAAGGACCACTGCACTACCTACCACGCGCTTGACGAGGACTACGCCAAGAAGATTTCCTACTGGGCCACCCCGCGCACCCAGTGCGTGGACGGCTCCGGATCGAACTGCACGTCCTACTCCGAATGGCTGACAAAGTGGCAGGAAATCAAGGGATGA
- a CDS encoding ABC transporter permease, with protein MSSSLRSPAPVRGRISAALAVRPKTRLALLLTAPMLWLVVAYLGSLITMLVSAFWSVDEFTGNIVQEFTTKNIETVFTPGLTLQIAARTIGVAIVVTVLCALIAVPLGFYMSKVATPRVRTLLIVAVLTPLWASYLVKAYAWRTILAPDGPLSFLTGGHTPGYGLTATAITLTYLWLPYMVLPVYAGFEKVPSALFEASSDLGATPGRTIRSVLLPLVFPAITAGSIFTFSLTLGDYIAVSIVGGKTQLLANVIYGDLITANNQPLAAATALLPLLAIIIYLVALRRTGATENV; from the coding sequence ATGAGTTCGTCGCTGCGGAGTCCGGCTCCGGTCCGGGGTCGGATCTCCGCGGCGCTGGCAGTTCGGCCGAAGACGCGGTTAGCGCTGCTGCTTACCGCGCCGATGCTCTGGCTGGTGGTCGCCTACCTGGGATCCCTGATCACCATGTTGGTCTCGGCCTTCTGGTCGGTCGACGAGTTCACCGGCAATATCGTCCAAGAGTTCACGACGAAGAACATCGAGACGGTGTTTACGCCGGGCCTCACCCTCCAGATCGCCGCCCGCACCATCGGTGTCGCGATCGTGGTCACCGTGCTGTGTGCGTTGATCGCGGTGCCGCTAGGGTTCTACATGTCCAAGGTGGCGACGCCGCGGGTGCGGACGTTGCTGATCGTGGCGGTGCTAACACCGCTGTGGGCAAGCTATCTCGTCAAGGCCTACGCCTGGCGGACCATTCTCGCGCCAGACGGACCGTTGAGTTTCCTGACCGGCGGCCACACTCCCGGTTACGGGCTAACCGCCACCGCGATCACCCTGACTTACCTGTGGCTGCCGTACATGGTGCTCCCGGTGTACGCGGGATTCGAGAAGGTACCGTCGGCCCTCTTCGAGGCCAGTTCGGATCTGGGCGCAACGCCGGGCCGGACCATCCGATCTGTACTGCTGCCACTGGTTTTTCCGGCGATCACCGCTGGCTCGATCTTCACCTTCTCACTGACCCTGGGCGACTACATCGCTGTCTCGATCGTCGGCGGAAAGACCCAGCTGCTCGCCAACGTCATTTATGGCGATCTGATCACGGCCAATAACCAGCCCCTCGCCGCAGCGACGGCCCTCCTGCCGCTGCTCGCGATCATCATCTACCTTGTCGCGCTGCGACGTACCGGCGCGACGGAGAACGTGTAG
- a CDS encoding FadR/GntR family transcriptional regulator, producing the protein MTARTILGSPHGDGGRADQIALQLSRADQIALQLSRAIELGLIPDGTRLPTETVLAEQLGVATVTLREALAVLRYQGLVSTRRGRDGGTFVRAPEANLARSLLNRLRQTSVQELRELGDHRLAISATAAVLATRRAVADEVADLRLRVDRLAAAQGASERRRTDTQITIQIAAAAQSSRLTREESRLQAEIGDLLWLGVSEAEHRLTVASRAALVQAIGAGEESTARTVVEQSISAETARLVRLRMDTYSAPLGEC; encoded by the coding sequence ATGACGGCGAGGACGATCCTCGGATCCCCGCACGGCGACGGTGGCAGGGCTGACCAAATCGCGCTGCAGCTGAGTAGAGCCGACCAGATCGCGCTACAGCTGAGCCGGGCGATCGAGCTGGGTCTGATCCCCGACGGGACCCGGTTGCCGACCGAGACCGTGTTGGCCGAGCAGCTGGGAGTTGCCACGGTGACGCTGCGAGAAGCGTTGGCAGTGCTGCGATATCAGGGCCTCGTTAGCACCCGCCGCGGCCGGGACGGCGGAACTTTTGTGCGTGCCCCAGAGGCCAACCTGGCGCGAAGCTTGCTCAACCGGTTGCGACAAACCAGCGTGCAAGAACTGCGGGAGTTGGGCGATCACCGCCTGGCCATCTCCGCAACGGCGGCGGTGCTGGCGACCCGGCGGGCGGTGGCGGACGAGGTGGCAGATCTGCGGTTGCGGGTGGATCGGCTCGCTGCGGCGCAGGGCGCGAGTGAACGTCGACGGACCGATACCCAGATCACTATCCAGATCGCTGCTGCGGCGCAATCATCCCGGTTGACGAGAGAGGAGTCGCGGTTGCAGGCCGAAATCGGCGACCTGCTGTGGCTGGGGGTGTCTGAAGCGGAGCACCGGCTGACCGTGGCCTCTCGCGCTGCCCTGGTTCAGGCTATCGGGGCAGGGGAGGAATCAACGGCGAGAACAGTGGTGGAGCAGAGCATTTCGGCAGAAACGGCGAGGCTGGTTCGGCTGCGAATGGATACCTACAGTGCGCCTTTGGGGGAGTGCTGA
- a CDS encoding PDC sensor domain-containing protein yields the protein MVGFTEPAGRGTRASAADPCFGAKVLMAAERALGDVFDSVIPLANQFRALVAGCSEPPASSDLAALRPAIFELLQRHDGVIGGAGVVVAPHVLRDHSHWLEWWWTGARGKPEALRVDSNPDSPDFYDYATTDWYATPIQTGNRRTSGPYVDYICTNEYALTLSVPVFVDGAPVGVAAADVLISSLERLVLPALLLIPQPTALASAGGRIIVSNSPHWLPADRLPAEALDHRLPTTGARTEQGRTGEMPWYLVDLGAAMPARGRRESAES from the coding sequence ATGGTTGGTTTCACCGAGCCCGCAGGGCGAGGCACCCGTGCTTCGGCCGCAGATCCCTGTTTCGGAGCCAAAGTGCTGATGGCTGCGGAGCGAGCACTGGGCGACGTCTTCGATTCCGTTATCCCACTCGCGAATCAGTTTCGCGCGTTGGTTGCCGGGTGTTCCGAACCGCCGGCCAGCAGCGATCTGGCAGCCCTGCGTCCAGCCATCTTTGAGTTGCTGCAGCGGCATGACGGGGTGATCGGCGGCGCCGGGGTGGTGGTCGCCCCCCATGTGCTCCGCGACCACTCGCATTGGCTTGAATGGTGGTGGACCGGTGCCCGCGGGAAACCCGAGGCGCTACGCGTGGACTCGAACCCGGATTCGCCCGACTTTTACGACTACGCGACCACCGATTGGTACGCGACACCGATCCAGACAGGGAACCGGCGGACGTCCGGGCCCTACGTCGATTACATCTGCACCAACGAATACGCGCTAACGCTGTCGGTTCCGGTCTTTGTCGACGGCGCGCCGGTGGGGGTTGCCGCCGCCGATGTGCTCATCTCCAGCCTGGAACGCCTCGTCCTACCCGCACTTTTGCTGATCCCGCAACCGACGGCACTGGCCAGCGCGGGCGGTCGCATCATCGTGTCGAACTCGCCACACTGGCTGCCCGCCGACCGGCTGCCCGCGGAGGCGCTCGATCATCGCCTACCCACCACGGGCGCGCGGACAGAACAAGGCCGAACAGGCGAAATGCCCTGGTATTTGGTGGATCTCGGCGCAGCTATGCCGGCTCGTGGCCGGCGCGAGAGCGCGGAAAGCTGA
- a CDS encoding DUF6458 family protein, with protein sequence MGIGLGVFLIVIGAIMSFGVKATLADFDLTTIGYILMGGGLLVILLTLLVLMPRTRRARSTAVTTDSQGRQAVVERDDRISGV encoded by the coding sequence ATGGGTATCGGATTAGGTGTTTTTCTCATCGTCATCGGCGCAATTATGTCCTTCGGCGTCAAGGCCACTCTGGCCGATTTCGATCTGACCACGATCGGCTACATCCTGATGGGTGGCGGACTTCTCGTCATCTTGCTGACGCTGCTGGTGCTGATGCCAAGGACGCGGCGCGCCCGCAGTACCGCGGTGACGACCGACTCGCAGGGGCGGCAAGCCGTCGTCGAACGTGACGACAGGATCTCCGGGGTCTAA
- a CDS encoding DUF6153 family protein, with amino-acid sequence MITTRISAATWLTRALTVVAVLAGVLLMHSLSVQPTASGAPGPSGTHSAMVMPAAGLGASPDAESSGHTEHCASDGCSSHAALHLCMAVIAAVGTALVLMKLARSGGRDVVGRVRAAMAGGVQGRDPPWALPPLRKLSILRL; translated from the coding sequence GTGATCACCACGCGCATTTCCGCTGCGACGTGGCTGACGCGCGCGCTGACGGTGGTCGCAGTGCTGGCGGGAGTGCTCTTGATGCACTCGCTTTCCGTGCAGCCGACCGCCAGCGGCGCCCCGGGCCCGAGTGGCACGCACAGCGCGATGGTGATGCCGGCCGCTGGGCTTGGTGCATCCCCCGATGCGGAGTCTTCGGGACACACCGAGCACTGTGCTTCGGATGGTTGTTCATCCCACGCGGCGCTGCACCTCTGTATGGCAGTCATCGCGGCGGTGGGTACTGCGCTGGTCCTGATGAAGTTGGCCCGATCTGGTGGCCGCGACGTCGTCGGCCGAGTGCGCGCGGCAATGGCCGGAGGCGTTCAGGGTCGCGACCCACCGTGGGCGCTACCCCCTTTACGGAAACTTTCGATTCTGCGTTTGTGA
- a CDS encoding DUF305 domain-containing protein: MRTQNLFTCVAAATTLLLASCGSDMTEMSGMSGTTSTATTASPATAASPAAGSATASVSEVFNDADVAFSTDMIPHHQQAVEMADMVAGRTTTPAVVALAGEIKAAQQPEIDLMTAFLKAWGQQPPMQGMDHDMAPGMEMGMGMMSAADMTTLTGLSGTDFDQKWLTMMIAHHEGAIEMSNLELKQGSNPQAKQLADAIIAGQQVEIATMTALVK; the protein is encoded by the coding sequence ATGCGTACTCAGAATTTGTTTACCTGTGTAGCCGCAGCCACCACGCTGCTGCTCGCCTCGTGCGGCTCAGACATGACCGAGATGTCGGGCATGTCCGGAACCACGTCCACCGCAACCACCGCGTCCCCTGCAACCGCCGCATCTCCTGCGGCCGGGTCGGCAACGGCCAGCGTTTCGGAGGTGTTCAACGACGCCGATGTTGCTTTCAGCACCGACATGATTCCCCACCACCAGCAAGCTGTGGAAATGGCTGACATGGTCGCGGGGCGCACCACTACGCCAGCGGTCGTAGCCTTGGCCGGCGAGATCAAAGCTGCACAACAGCCAGAAATTGACCTGATGACGGCCTTCCTTAAGGCATGGGGCCAGCAGCCCCCTATGCAAGGAATGGACCACGACATGGCACCCGGGATGGAAATGGGGATGGGCATGATGAGCGCGGCAGACATGACCACGCTCACGGGGCTCTCGGGCACCGATTTTGATCAGAAGTGGTTGACGATGATGATCGCGCACCATGAGGGCGCCATCGAAATGTCCAACCTCGAGCTTAAACAGGGATCGAACCCGCAGGCCAAGCAGTTGGCCGATGCCATCATCGCTGGCCAGCAAGTCGAGATCGCGACGATGACAGCCTTGGTGAAATAG
- a CDS encoding ABC transporter ATP-binding protein, producing the protein MSEPGRPASTDEVSSVRLVGLTKKFGAVTAVDGLDLDIADGEFFAMLGPSGSGKTTVLRMIAGFEAPTAGAVLLDGTDVTKTPPFRRDVNTVFQDYALFPHMNLLQNVAYGLRVKGVKPGDRDRQAAQALDQVQLGGMATRRPHELSGGQRQRVALARALINRPRVLLLDEPLGALDLQLRQQMQVELKSIQREAGITFIFVTHDQEEALTLCDRVAVFSQGKIEQVGTGIEVYERPVSRFVANFVGTATVIDGDRARELFGTKESRAIRAEKITLEPGNSDLPELPAGQIGVFGTVAETVFAGIHTRYLVDVAGLMFTVLLANDSRRHGGEIHRGETVRLSWHLDQAVPLRD; encoded by the coding sequence GTGAGCGAGCCAGGCCGGCCCGCGTCAACCGACGAAGTCTCCTCCGTCCGGCTGGTCGGTCTGACCAAAAAGTTTGGCGCTGTCACCGCAGTTGACGGGCTCGATCTGGATATCGCGGACGGCGAATTCTTCGCCATGCTGGGCCCGTCGGGTTCGGGCAAGACCACCGTCTTGCGGATGATCGCGGGTTTCGAGGCCCCCACTGCAGGCGCCGTTTTGCTCGATGGCACCGACGTCACGAAGACGCCGCCGTTTCGCCGTGATGTCAACACCGTGTTCCAGGACTACGCGCTGTTCCCGCACATGAACCTGTTGCAGAACGTTGCGTACGGCCTCCGCGTCAAAGGGGTCAAACCTGGAGACCGCGACCGGCAAGCCGCCCAGGCGTTGGACCAGGTCCAGCTCGGCGGGATGGCCACCCGGCGCCCCCACGAACTTTCCGGTGGCCAGCGGCAGCGGGTTGCATTGGCCAGGGCCCTCATCAACCGCCCTCGCGTGTTGCTCCTCGACGAGCCGCTGGGCGCACTGGATCTGCAACTGCGCCAGCAGATGCAGGTAGAGCTCAAGAGCATCCAGCGCGAAGCCGGCATCACCTTCATCTTCGTCACGCACGACCAGGAGGAGGCGCTGACCCTGTGCGATCGGGTCGCCGTGTTCTCCCAAGGCAAGATCGAGCAGGTCGGCACCGGCATCGAGGTGTACGAGCGACCGGTCTCCCGCTTCGTGGCCAATTTCGTCGGAACCGCCACGGTGATCGACGGCGATCGCGCCCGAGAACTGTTTGGCACCAAGGAAAGCCGGGCGATCCGCGCAGAGAAGATCACCCTGGAGCCCGGAAACTCCGACCTACCGGAACTTCCAGCAGGCCAGATTGGCGTCTTCGGAACGGTTGCCGAGACGGTCTTCGCCGGCATCCACACGCGGTATCTCGTCGACGTCGCGGGCCTGATGTTCACCGTCCTTCTCGCCAACGACTCGCGCCGGCACGGCGGCGAGATCCACCGCGGCGAGACCGTCCGGCTCAGTTGGCATCTCGATCAGGCTGTTCCCCTGCGCGACTGA
- the ppk2 gene encoding polyphosphate kinase 2, producing MSSNSKETTVVGSGRVPKKIYEAELLRLQTELVVMQEWVRDTGSRVVLLFEGRDAAGKGGAIKRLTEYLNPRVARVVALPAPTTRERGQWYFQRYIDHLPTTGELLLFDRSWYNRAGVEKVMDFCTPEEYHRFLAQAPIFERLLVEDGILLRKYWFSVSDEEQERRFRARSEDRMRNWKLSPMDLESVSRWEDYSRAKDEMFVHTDTAEAPWYVIEAEDKRRARLNMIAHVLSTVPYTNTERAATTFPARPASNGYVRPPRELFHAVPDHAATLKQ from the coding sequence GTGTCCAGCAATTCGAAGGAAACGACTGTGGTCGGCTCCGGCCGGGTACCGAAGAAGATCTACGAAGCTGAACTGCTCCGACTGCAAACAGAACTGGTGGTAATGCAGGAGTGGGTCCGCGATACCGGATCTCGGGTGGTGCTGCTCTTTGAAGGCCGAGACGCGGCCGGCAAAGGGGGCGCCATCAAGCGGCTCACCGAATATCTCAATCCCCGTGTTGCCCGGGTCGTGGCCCTGCCTGCGCCGACCACCAGGGAGCGCGGGCAGTGGTATTTCCAGCGGTACATCGACCACCTGCCGACAACAGGCGAGCTGCTGTTGTTCGATCGATCCTGGTACAACCGGGCGGGGGTGGAAAAGGTGATGGATTTTTGCACGCCGGAGGAGTACCACCGCTTCTTGGCCCAAGCGCCCATCTTCGAACGCCTCCTCGTTGAGGACGGCATCCTGCTGCGAAAGTACTGGTTCTCGGTCAGCGACGAAGAGCAGGAACGGCGCTTTCGAGCGCGCAGCGAGGACCGAATGCGCAATTGGAAGCTCTCGCCGATGGACTTGGAGTCGGTCAGCAGGTGGGAGGACTATTCGAGGGCGAAGGATGAGATGTTTGTCCACACCGACACCGCCGAGGCGCCCTGGTACGTCATCGAGGCGGAGGACAAACGCCGGGCCAGGTTGAACATGATCGCCCATGTCCTGTCGACGGTGCCCTACACGAACACCGAAAGGGCCGCCACGACGTTTCCCGCCCGACCTGCGTCCAACGGGTACGTGAGGCCACCCCGCGAACTCTTCCATGCCGTACCGGACCACGCGGCGACCCTGAAGCAGTAA